One genomic region from Fictibacillus marinisediminis encodes:
- a CDS encoding ABC transporter ATP-binding protein — translation MAVVEREKLLEVKNLKKHFKVGKNAVLKAVDDVSFDIYKGETLGLVGESGCGKSTTGRTIIRLYDATDGNVAYEGVDVHGKKSRKELKSFNRKMQMIFQDPYASLNPRMTIKDIIAEGIDIHGLAKNDKERMERVYELLETVGLNRAHASRYPHEFSGGQRQRIGIARALAVDPDFIIADEPISALDVSIQAQVVNLLMKLQKERGLTYLFIAHDLSMVKHISDRVGVMYLGNIVELAESDVLYEEPLHPYTQALLSAIPVPDPEVERSRERIILEGDLPSPISPPSGCRFRTRCPHAIDVCASTVPKWQEAREGHWVACHLYDNELNNGSKQ, via the coding sequence ATGGCAGTTGTAGAAAGAGAGAAATTATTAGAAGTCAAGAACCTGAAAAAGCATTTTAAAGTTGGCAAGAATGCTGTGTTAAAAGCAGTTGACGATGTTAGCTTTGATATATATAAAGGTGAAACACTCGGACTTGTAGGAGAATCCGGCTGCGGAAAATCTACGACTGGAAGAACGATTATTCGTCTGTACGATGCTACAGACGGCAATGTCGCTTATGAAGGTGTGGATGTTCACGGCAAAAAGTCCCGTAAAGAATTGAAATCCTTTAACCGCAAGATGCAAATGATCTTCCAAGATCCATATGCATCCTTAAATCCAAGGATGACGATCAAAGATATTATTGCCGAGGGAATAGATATCCACGGTCTTGCAAAGAACGACAAGGAACGTATGGAGCGTGTTTACGAGCTTCTAGAAACGGTGGGTCTGAACCGTGCACATGCGAGCCGTTATCCGCATGAATTCTCAGGCGGACAGCGTCAGCGTATCGGTATTGCCCGTGCCCTTGCAGTGGATCCTGATTTTATCATCGCTGACGAACCGATCTCAGCGTTGGACGTATCCATTCAGGCGCAGGTTGTAAACCTGCTTATGAAACTCCAAAAAGAACGCGGACTTACGTATTTATTCATCGCCCATGATCTTTCCATGGTTAAACATATTTCCGACCGTGTGGGTGTTATGTATCTTGGAAACATTGTAGAGCTTGCGGAAAGCGATGTGCTTTATGAAGAGCCTCTGCATCCGTATACTCAAGCGCTTCTTTCAGCCATTCCTGTTCCGGATCCTGAAGTAGAACGAAGCCGCGAGCGAATCATTCTGGAAGGTGATCTTCCGAGCCCGATCAGCCCGCCAAGCGGATGCCGTTTCCGTACACGCTGCCCGCATGCCATAGATGTTTGCGCAAGTACAGTTCCTAAATGGCAGGAAGCAAGAGAAGGCCACTGGGTTGCTTGCCATCTTTATGACAATGAATTGAACAATGGAAGTAAACAGTAA
- a CDS encoding HD domain-containing protein — MRNVTLTDIFLHPSAQKYLDRSGLVHAISTAYHAFSLAKEHGVNPDLATKAALLHDVGHYTWYTNGQWDYSLYKENDIHAIKGAERAHKLLIELGEDPRKAKEIALAILLHTDSYLPQGQLQLLPLQRVVALADEADEEPGGLHHYRKLDKSTALNRIKNLDRLVDAHYETQNLKHSV; from the coding sequence ATGAGAAATGTGACATTAACCGATATATTTCTTCACCCATCTGCTCAGAAGTACTTGGACCGTTCTGGCCTTGTGCATGCGATCTCAACAGCATACCATGCGTTTTCCCTTGCTAAAGAGCATGGCGTCAACCCAGATCTCGCAACTAAAGCTGCACTTCTTCATGATGTCGGCCACTATACTTGGTATACAAACGGCCAATGGGATTACTCCCTTTATAAAGAAAATGACATTCATGCCATTAAAGGTGCTGAAAGGGCTCATAAATTGCTCATTGAGCTGGGAGAAGATCCAAGGAAAGCAAAAGAGATTGCGTTAGCCATTCTTTTGCACACTGATTCTTATCTGCCACAAGGACAGCTTCAGCTTCTGCCGCTACAGCGTGTAGTTGCGCTTGCCGACGAAGCAGATGAGGAGCCTGGCGGATTGCATCATTATCGAAAACTGGATAAAAGTACGGCACTAAACCGAATTAAAAATCTGGACCGATTGGTGGATGCTCATTATGAGACACAAAACCTAAAACACTCCGTATAG
- a CDS encoding UbiD family decarboxylase — MHINLRTFIQQLKKENEIIEIKAEVDPYLEIPEIHRRVIDEQGPALLFTNVKGSDIPVVTNLFGTIRRVDMAFGPKPEALVKQLVASIDDLLPPSASKLWGKKGMIKDVLKIGTRTVKPAKAPIMETYTADVNMKKLPALTGWHMDSNPFVTLPLVYTEHPDKHEHNLGMYRIEIKEEKKTGIHWQIHKGGGFHHYAAEQKNEELPVTLFLGGPPSLMISAIAPLPEAVPELMFSSMLMGDKLNLTHAPGYSHPLIAEAEFAFGGVVPPHIREPEGPFGDHYGYYSWAHDFPVFNVNHMWKRKDAIYPATVVGKPRQEDYFIGEYLQRLMSPLFPVVMNGVKQLWTYAETGFHALAGAVVRESYYKEGLAHALRIMGEGQLTLTKFLMVTNKEVDLQDFSQLLEGVLERFMPERDLLILHDTSMDTLDYTGRKFNTGSKAIMTGLGEPVRELKRVYEGGTIPGIHDVQAYCGGCLCVSGPTFEEEPEFGEKLLQAGEQQLNKWQLVFLVDDASIASSQSQFLWTAFTRFDPAYDLYAKSEVVRNKIKYSGPIIIDARMKPFYPETVETRPDIDQLVSKRWKEYF, encoded by the coding sequence ATGCATATTAATTTACGAACGTTTATTCAGCAGTTAAAAAAGGAAAATGAAATTATTGAAATAAAAGCCGAGGTTGATCCATACCTTGAAATCCCAGAAATTCACCGCAGGGTCATAGATGAACAAGGGCCAGCCCTGCTTTTTACGAATGTTAAAGGCAGTGATATCCCTGTTGTAACCAATCTATTCGGAACAATTCGCCGTGTAGATATGGCTTTCGGCCCTAAACCGGAAGCTCTCGTTAAGCAGCTCGTCGCATCAATTGATGACCTTCTCCCCCCTTCTGCTTCAAAACTGTGGGGAAAAAAAGGGATGATCAAAGACGTACTGAAAATTGGCACAAGAACTGTAAAACCGGCAAAAGCTCCTATCATGGAAACCTACACAGCTGACGTGAACATGAAGAAGCTTCCTGCTTTAACCGGCTGGCATATGGACAGCAACCCGTTTGTTACGCTCCCTCTTGTTTACACCGAACATCCTGATAAACACGAGCATAATCTTGGAATGTATAGAATCGAGATTAAAGAAGAAAAGAAAACCGGTATCCACTGGCAGATTCATAAAGGTGGCGGCTTCCACCACTATGCGGCTGAACAAAAAAACGAAGAGCTTCCAGTAACATTATTCCTTGGGGGGCCACCTTCCCTAATGATCAGCGCAATTGCTCCGCTCCCTGAAGCAGTTCCGGAGCTTATGTTTTCCTCTATGCTGATGGGAGACAAGCTAAACCTTACACATGCGCCGGGTTATTCCCACCCGCTGATCGCTGAAGCAGAGTTTGCATTTGGAGGAGTTGTTCCACCACATATCAGGGAACCCGAGGGGCCTTTTGGTGACCATTACGGCTATTATTCATGGGCACACGACTTCCCTGTATTCAATGTGAACCATATGTGGAAACGAAAAGACGCCATCTACCCCGCAACAGTGGTTGGAAAGCCAAGACAAGAAGACTACTTTATCGGTGAATATCTGCAGCGACTGATGAGCCCTCTGTTTCCAGTTGTCATGAATGGCGTTAAACAATTGTGGACCTATGCAGAGACAGGCTTTCACGCCCTTGCAGGTGCAGTTGTGCGAGAATCCTATTATAAGGAAGGGCTCGCACATGCTTTAAGAATCATGGGTGAGGGTCAGCTTACATTAACTAAATTTCTTATGGTAACCAATAAGGAAGTGGATCTTCAGGATTTCTCCCAGCTTCTCGAAGGGGTGTTAGAAAGATTCATGCCAGAGCGTGATCTGCTGATCCTGCATGATACATCCATGGATACCCTGGATTATACAGGACGAAAATTCAACACCGGCAGCAAAGCGATCATGACAGGGCTAGGAGAGCCCGTACGAGAACTAAAAAGAGTATATGAAGGTGGAACCATTCCAGGAATTCATGACGTCCAGGCATATTGCGGAGGCTGTTTATGTGTCTCTGGACCAACATTTGAAGAAGAACCCGAATTTGGTGAAAAACTGCTTCAAGCTGGCGAACAGCAGCTTAATAAATGGCAGCTGGTGTTTTTAGTGGACGATGCCTCCATCGCCTCATCTCAATCCCAATTTTTATGGACAGCCTTTACGCGTTTTGATCCAGCATATGATCTTTACGCCAAAAGTGAGGTTGTACGAAATAAAATTAAATACAGCGGACCAATCATTATCGATGCAAGAATGAAGCCTTTTTATCCCGAAACGGTTGAAACACGGCCAGATATTGACCAATTGGTTTCAAAGCGCTGGAAGGAATATTTTTAA
- a CDS encoding GNAT family N-acetyltransferase: protein MNWYEKLNQYFPIEEMKSQEHMELLLEDKGDIYHKDEGPHHVLMYVELDDFIFIDYLFVSKESRGQGLGKTLLKKLKEKEKPIILEVEPIDYEDTDTEKRQRFYRREGFKHASKIGYRRKSLATDQVNEMEILYWAPKGESEESIYENMKKTYNEIHTYKDKELYGKAYQDVADVLTFQHDKDAITE from the coding sequence ATGAACTGGTACGAAAAATTAAATCAATATTTCCCAATTGAAGAAATGAAATCTCAAGAACATATGGAACTCCTACTAGAAGACAAAGGAGATATTTATCATAAAGATGAAGGCCCCCATCATGTGCTGATGTATGTAGAACTGGATGATTTTATTTTCATTGATTATTTGTTCGTGTCTAAAGAATCACGCGGCCAGGGGCTGGGAAAGACTTTGCTGAAAAAGCTTAAAGAAAAAGAAAAACCGATCATACTTGAAGTAGAACCCATTGACTATGAAGATACAGATACCGAAAAACGGCAGCGGTTCTATCGGCGTGAAGGATTTAAGCATGCATCAAAGATTGGTTACAGAAGAAAGTCACTTGCTACTGATCAAGTGAATGAAATGGAGATTTTATATTGGGCTCCCAAAGGAGAAAGTGAAGAAAGTATTTATGAAAACATGAAAAAGACGTATAATGAGATACACACGTACAAAGATAAAGAATTGTACGGTAAAGCTTATCAGGATGTAGCGGATGTGCTCACCTTTCAGCACGATAAAGACGCCATAACCGAGTAA
- the spxA gene encoding transcriptional regulator SpxA, with amino-acid sequence MVTLFTSPSCTSCRKAKAWLKENDIPYQERNIFSEPLSIEEVKQILRMTEDGTDEIISTRSKTFQELNLNVETMPLQDLYQLIADNPGLLRRPIIMDEKRLQVGYNEDEIRRFLPRKVRTYQLLEAQRMVN; translated from the coding sequence ATGGTTACTTTATTTACTTCGCCGAGTTGTACATCTTGTCGTAAGGCAAAAGCGTGGTTAAAAGAGAATGACATTCCATACCAAGAAAGAAATATTTTTTCCGAGCCTTTGAGCATCGAGGAAGTAAAACAAATCCTTCGTATGACTGAGGATGGAACGGATGAAATTATTTCAACCCGTTCAAAAACATTTCAGGAATTAAACTTGAATGTCGAGACGATGCCTCTACAGGATCTGTATCAGCTTATCGCAGATAACCCTGGGCTTTTAAGACGGCCGATTATCATGGATGAAAAACGACTCCAGGTAGGCTATAATGAAGATGAAATCAGAAGGTTTTTACCTAGAAAAGTCCGTACGTATCAATTGCTCGAAGCACAGCGTATGGTTAATTAA
- a CDS encoding TerC family protein, with amino-acid sequence MEADFLISLLQIIAIDILLGGDNAIVIALASRNLPEHQRNKAIFIGTGLAIIVRIILTILVVYLLKIPLLYLTGGVLLIYIAYQLLVHDENGNNIKPGMSLISAIRTIVVADIAMGLDNVLAIAGASHGSVQLVVIGLIISVPIIIWGSKAILHMMERFSILIYIGAGILAYTAAGMICSEKELQPLFLSSPHIKSAFSIIIVIGVIAAGVLSKSGRTGKH; translated from the coding sequence GTGGAAGCAGATTTCCTCATATCCCTCTTACAGATCATCGCCATTGATATTCTGCTTGGGGGAGATAATGCGATTGTAATCGCTCTGGCCAGCCGTAATTTGCCTGAGCATCAAAGAAATAAAGCGATTTTTATTGGGACAGGCCTCGCAATCATCGTCAGAATCATCTTAACCATTCTTGTGGTCTATCTGCTCAAGATTCCCCTTCTTTACCTGACAGGGGGAGTTCTGTTAATATACATCGCCTACCAGCTGCTGGTTCATGATGAAAACGGCAATAATATTAAACCAGGCATGTCGTTGATCAGCGCCATCCGAACCATTGTTGTAGCAGATATTGCAATGGGCCTTGATAATGTACTGGCTATTGCCGGTGCTTCACATGGATCGGTTCAGCTCGTCGTGATCGGTCTTATCATCTCTGTACCTATTATTATATGGGGAAGCAAGGCCATCCTTCATATGATGGAACGCTTTTCAATCCTGATTTATATCGGCGCTGGTATTCTTGCCTACACAGCGGCCGGTATGATCTGTTCGGAAAAAGAACTTCAGCCTTTGTTCCTGTCCAGCCCCCACATCAAATCCGCATTCAGCATCATTATCGTAATCGGAGTGATTGCTGCAGGCGTTCTTTCAAAATCGGGTAGGACCGGAAAACATTAA